TGAGGAGATAGCAAGTGAATGCGCAAAAAATATATCAGACAAATGGATAGTTAGTAACCTCATTTAGGTGATCATTTGAAGCGAGGACTTCTTGATATACTTGCGTGTCCAGTTTGCAAACATCATCCGCTCGAGCTCGATGTAATTGAAGAAAATGAAAAAGAGATCATTCATGGAACTCTGCGATGCCCGAAATGTCAGATAAACTATCAGATTGAAGACGGCATCCCGAACATGATTCCCCCAGAAAAGAAGTTATGAAGAAAAAAATGATCAGAGCTTTTCCAGTGCTTCTTTGATTCTTTTCATTCCCTCGATGATTGCTTCCCTGCTCGTTGCGAATGATAATCTGATATGTCCCTCACCCGATGGTCCAAACGCAGACCCAGGCGTAACAGCCACATGCGCCTTTTCTAGGAGGTACGCCGCCAGTTCCTCGGATGACATCTTGAAGTCATAAGATGGAAATGCATAGAAAGCTCCCTTAGGCTTCGGCGAGCTCAGTGAGGGGATTTCGTTCATTAACTTCCAGACAATATCTCTTCTTGCCCTGAACTCATCCACCATCTTCCTGACAGAATCTTGTGGCCCCTTCAACGCCTCGAGCGCCGCCAGTTGAACGAATGAAGTTGCACATGTCAAGGAGTGAGTTTGCAATTTATTGAGCTCCTTCATGATCTCAGTCGGTGCAATCAGCCATCCAATGCGCCAGCCCGTCATTGCATAGGTCTTCGAGAAACCGTTGATCGTGATCGTGCGATCGAACATACCATCGAACGATGCGATTGAGTAGTGTGTGCCTTCAAATATGATCTTCTCGTAGACCTCATCCGCCAGCACAATCAAATCGTGGTCCTTCGCTAAATCGGCGATCCCCCTGAGATCTTCCAAGCTCTGCACGGCGCCACAGGGATTCGATGGAGAATTGACAAGAACCATTTTTGTCTTGTCCGTGATGAGTTCTGCCATTGCATCTGGAGACATTCGGAAATCGTTTTCCGCCTCAAGAGGCAGAAATCTTGGAATTCCGCCGGCGATCCGGACACAGGCCTCGAATGTCCCCCAGGATGGATCAGGAAGAATAACCTCGTCTCCGTCATCGAGAACAGCCAGCATGCTCAAAAAGATCGCCTGCTTCGATGGTGTGATCAAAACATGCTTCTCATCGCAAGGGATCCCATTTTCTTTCCTGCTTTTCTCAGCGACTGCTTTCCTTAATTCGGGAATTCCAGCAGACGGCGTGTAATGCGTAAAATTTTCTTTGAGCGCCCTGATGCATGCGTTGGTGATATTTTCAGGCGTTGGAAAGTCAGGTTCCCCCATCGAAAATGAAATAATGTCGATGCCTTCCTGTTTGAGCTTGCTCACGATATTTGATATCCTCACTGTGCCGGACTCGGCGACGCGTTTGACGCGTTGCGAAACCATCAAAGACGGCAACATGGTCGAGCTTTTAGTTTTTTTCTCATCCGATAACTGATAACAGAGAGATGAATACGATAGACATGGAATATGATACGCAATCCGGCGTGTTTTAGGAAAATGATAAATAATGGTGCACAACTAAAGTGGGTTGGTGAAAGAAATGCCACTGGAACTTGATCTGGCCAAGCTCAGATGCGGAACCGAACTCCTCAAGAGAGGATTCGCGAAAATGCAGAAGGGCGGCGTTGTGATGGATGTTACAAACGCTGAGCAGGCCGGGATCGCCGAAGACGCAGGGGCAGTTGCAGTTATGGCACTGGAGCGAGTCCCTGCTGATATTAGGGCGCAAGGAGGCGTCGCCCGCATGGCCGATCCCAAAAAAATACTGGAAATCATGGATGCAGTTACGATCCCAGTCATGGCGAAATGCAGAATAGGGCATTTCGTCGAAGCACAGATACTCGAGGCCCTCGGTGTTGACATGATCGACGAATCGGAAGTGCTCACCCCCGCTGACCCGTTTTACCATGTTGATAAAAAGAAGTTCACAGTTCCATTTGTTTGCGGGGCGAGGGACCTCGGTGAGGCGCTCAGACGCATCGACGAGGGCGCAGCGATGATCCGGACGAAGGGCGAAGCCGGTACGGGTAATGTGATTGAGGCGGTCAGACACCAACGAGTGATCATGGGGAAGAT
This region of Methanomassiliicoccales archaeon genomic DNA includes:
- the pdxS gene encoding pyridoxal 5'-phosphate synthase lyase subunit PdxS, with protein sequence MPLELDLAKLRCGTELLKRGFAKMQKGGVVMDVTNAEQAGIAEDAGAVAVMALERVPADIRAQGGVARMADPKKILEIMDAVTIPVMAKCRIGHFVEAQILEALGVDMIDESEVLTPADPFYHVDKKKFTVPFVCGARDLGEALRRIDEGAAMIRTKGEAGTGNVIEAVRHQRVIMGKIRELKGKEDEELMTVAREIQAPFYLVKEVAELQRLPVVNFAAGGIATPADAALMMQLGSDGVFVGSGIFKSENPEERARAIVEAVTHFDDPATLAEISKGLGEAMKGIEISAIKPEQRLQERGW
- a CDS encoding methytransferase partner Trm112 — its product is MKRGLLDILACPVCKHHPLELDVIEENEKEIIHGTLRCPKCQINYQIEDGIPNMIPPEKKL
- a CDS encoding pyridoxal phosphate-dependent aminotransferase translates to MVSQRVKRVAESGTVRISNIVSKLKQEGIDIISFSMGEPDFPTPENITNACIRALKENFTHYTPSAGIPELRKAVAEKSRKENGIPCDEKHVLITPSKQAIFLSMLAVLDDGDEVILPDPSWGTFEACVRIAGGIPRFLPLEAENDFRMSPDAMAELITDKTKMVLVNSPSNPCGAVQSLEDLRGIADLAKDHDLIVLADEVYEKIIFEGTHYSIASFDGMFDRTITINGFSKTYAMTGWRIGWLIAPTEIMKELNKLQTHSLTCATSFVQLAALEALKGPQDSVRKMVDEFRARRDIVWKLMNEIPSLSSPKPKGAFYAFPSYDFKMSSEELAAYLLEKAHVAVTPGSAFGPSGEGHIRLSFATSREAIIEGMKRIKEALEKL